From the genome of Homalodisca vitripennis isolate AUS2020 chromosome 8, UT_GWSS_2.1, whole genome shotgun sequence, one region includes:
- the LOC124368250 gene encoding dynamin-1-like protein: MDELIDTINQLQDVFLATGSQGLDLPQIVVVGAQSSGKSSVLEHLVGKSFLPRGPGVVTRCPLVLRLQRAQGSLQEYAIFQHDKTRVFTDSEMITREIEEQTSRLAGGRRGICSVPILLRLYSSSFLNLTMVDLPGLTKVPVGDQPADIERQTRDLTLKYIQNPNCIILAVTPANADMATSESLKIAREVDPEGARTLAVVTKLDLMDDGTDAMDILTGRVIPVKLGIIGIVNRSQKDIMEGKSIMQNLKEEAEFFYKKYRSICELHGSVYLTKTVQALLINHIKNCLPKLRERINQKLASQKSELEVLGDAKTDRPTLLLDLMTKFSNSYCAAINGDLSNIQTNELYGGARINYVFQESLNTTLKSIDALAGLSKGAILTAMQNASGVNPTLFVPEVAFELLVKRQIKRLRSPCIQCVDLIHEELCRIVQHCVEDQDSGLRRFPKLQREISEVVSELLRSRMPITNQMVDHFIDIQLAYVNTGHPDFLPNWAPSMQLATVQSNRSDSDFLDRKKSSSSIKFAEEDLQPLRSLSQDPPMDKSAKHCILIQELIQSYFSIVRKSVQDIVPKTIMHFLVNYVLDHLQSELVAKLYRRDASDLLQESVIVVERRKEVKAAISALEKAHSILNMLKPAKNSVTYHISKSDVQFSSLV, from the exons ATGGACGAGTTGATAGACACGATCAACCAGCTGCAGGACGTGTTCCTGGCGACGGGCTCGCAGGGGTTGGACCTGCCTCAGATCGTGGTGGTGGGAGCCCAGAGCTCCGGCAAGAGTTCTGTCCTGGAGCATCTGGTGGGCAAGTCCTTCCTTCCGCGAGGTCCTGGAGTCGTCACCCGCTGTCCACTCGTCCTGCGACTCCAGCGCGCCCAAGGTAGTCTCCAGGAGTACGCCATCTTCCAGCACGACAAGACCAGAGTGTTCACCGACAGCGAGATGATCACCAGAGAGATAGAGGAACAGACGTCGCGGCTGGCGGGAGGTCGCCGCGGTATCTGCTCTGTCCCCATCCTCCTCAGGCTGTACTCGTCGTCCTTCCTGAACCTCACCATGGTGGATCTGCCCGGACTCACTAAGGTGCCTGTGGGCGACCAGCCGGCAGACATCGAGAGGCAGACTCGGGATCTGACCCTCAAATATATCCAA AATCCGAACTGTATCATACTCGCTGTGACGCCCGCAAACGCGGATATGGCGACGTCAGAGAGCCTCAAGATCGCGCGGGAGGTGGACCCCGAGGGGGCGAGGACTCTGGCCGTGGTGACGAAGCTGGACCTCATGGACGACGGGACGGATGCCATGGACATCCTCACCGGTCGGGTAATCCCTGTCAAGCTCGGAATCATCGGTATAGTCAACAGGTCCCAGAAAGACATCATGGAGGGGAAATCCATCATGCAGAATCTAAAGGAGGAAGCGGAGTTCTTTTACAAGAAGTACAGAAGCATATGTGAGCTTCACGGAAGCGTTTATTTGACGAAGACGGTCCAAGCTCTTTTAATAAACCACATCAAGAATTGTTTGCCTAAACTAAGAGAAAGGATCAATCAAAAGTTGGCGAGCCAGAAGTCAGAGCTTGAAGTTCTAGGGGACGCTAAGACGGACAGACCTACACTTCTCCTCGATCTGATGACCAAGTTCTCGAACAGCTACTGCGCGGCTATCAACGGTGATCTGTCGAACATCCAGACCAACGAGCTCTACGGCGGAGCGAGGATCAACTACGTGTTCCAGGAGAGTCTCAACACCACACTCAAGTCCATCGACGCCCTCGCCGGCCTCTCGAAAGGGGCCATCTTGACGGCGATGCAGAACGCCTCAGGGGTCAATCCGACCCTATTCGTCCCCGAAGTCGCGTTCGAACTGCTGGTCAAGAGGCAGATAAAGCGCCTCAGAAGTCCTTGTATCCAGTGCGTGGATTTGATTCACGAAGAGCTCTGCAGAATCGTGCAGCACTGTGTCGAAGACCAGGACTCGGGACTGCGCAGGTTCCCGAAACTGCAGCGAGAGATCTCAGAAGTGGTCTCGGAACTGTTGAGGAGTCGGATGCCCATAACGAACCAGATGGTCGATCATTTTATCGACATCCAACTCGCCTACGTGAACACGGGTCACCCTGACTTCCTGCCCAACTGGGCTCCCAGCATGCAACTGGCAACGGTACAGAGTAACAGGAGCGACAGTGACTTCCTGGATCGAAAAAAATCCTCCTCGTCTATTAAATTCGCCGAGGAGGATCTACAGCCTCTGCGCTCTCTAAGTCAGGACCCACCGATGGACAAATCGGCCAAGCACTGCATTCTCATCCAGGAGCTCATCCAAAGTTATTTCTCCATCGTGAGGAAGTCGGTCCAGGATATCGTGCCCAAGACCATCATGCACTTTCTGGTGAACTACGTGTTAGATCACTTGCAGTCCGAGCTGGTCGCCAAGCTGTACAGGAGAGATGCCAGTGATCTGCTGCAGGAGTCGGTGATTGTCGTTGAGAGAAGAAAGGAGGTAAAAGCCGCGATATCTGCACTGGAGAAAGCCCACAGCATTCTGAATATGCTTAAGCCTGCAAAAAACAGCGTTACTTACCACATTTCAAAATCAGACGTCCAGTTCTCCAGTTTGGTTTGA